In Mycolicibacter virginiensis, the DNA window GACGGTGACCTCGGTGGCCCTGTGGCCGGTGATGCTGCTGCTGCCGGCCGACGTCTGCGTGCGCTGAGCCGAACGCTGGGGGCTTAGATCGCCCCCAGGTCTGCTGAAATCCAGTGCTGGGGACGCAGATAGATGACCACCTGCTCGCCCAGTTCGGCCAGCGCGTATTCGAGGAACTTCTCGGCCCGTTCCGGTGGCAGGTAGCGGTGGGCCAGTTCGGCGTGCAGCTCGTCGCTGCCGGGCTCGATGCGGCTGACGATGCCGTCGACGGCGACGTAGCGCAGCGTCGGCTCGGTGCGTTCCACCATCAGCGAGAAGCTTCCAGCGGCCTCGATGAGCTTCGTCTTGCGCGACCCGGCGCCGGTCAACACCCAGGGTTCGCCGCCGGGAGCGTACTGGTACCAGATCGGCACCGTCAGGGGGCCGCGCCCGGCACCGGCGTTCACCGACAGCGCGGCGATGTGCGGCTCGGCCAGAAATTGCTCGCGTTCGTCCTTGGACAGGCCCATGTTGCGAGGCTAGCCGCGATCGGCGTGGGTTGCCTCAGATCGCCGGACCGAGCAGGTCATCGGCGTCGCGGATGATGTAGCCGTAGCCCTGCTCGGCCAGGAACCGCTGCCGGTGCGCTGCGTATTCGGCGTCCAAGCTGTCGCGGGCAACCACCGAATAGAACACGGCGCCGCCGCCGTCGGCCTTGGGGCGCAACAGCCGGCCCAGCCGCTGGGCCTCCTCCTGGCGCGAGCCGAAGGTGCCCGAGACCTGCACGGCCACCGATGCTTCCGGCAGGTCGATGGAGAAGTTGGCCACCTTGGACACCACCAGGGTGGAGATCTCACCCCGGCGGAAGGCATCGAACAGCTTCTCGCGCTCGGCGGTACGCGTCGAGCCCTGGATCACCGGGGCGTCCAACTGCTCGCCCAGTTCTTCGAGCTGGTCCAGATAGGCGCCGATCACCAGGGTCTGCTCGCCGGGATGCTGCTTGAGGATCGAGCGCACCACCGCGATCTTGGAGTGCACCGTCGAGCACAGTTTGTAGCGTTCCTCGGGTTCGGCGATGGCGTAGGTCATCCGCTCGCTCTCGGTCATGGTGACCCGCACCTCGATGCATTCGGCCGGGGCGATCCAGCCTTGCGCCTCGATGTCCTTCCACGGCGCGTCGTAGCGTTTCGGGCCGATCAGCGAGAACACGTCACCTTCGCGGCCGTCCTCCCGGATCAGCGTCGCGGTCAATCCGAGGCGGCGGCGGGACTGCAGATCGGCGGTCATCCGGAACACCGGCGCGGGCAGCAGATGCACCTCGTCGTAGATGATCAGCCCCCAGTCGCGGCTGTCGAACAACTCCAGGTGACGATACTCACCCTTGGTGCGCCGGGTGATCACCTGATAGGTGGCGATGGTGACCGGCCGGATCTCCTTGCGCTCCCCGGAATACTCGCCGATTTCCTCCTCGGTCAGCGACGTGCGCGCCACCAGTTCGCGCTTCCACTGTCGGCCCGCCACGGTGTTGGTGACCAGGATCAGCGTGGTGGCCTTCGCCTTGGCCATCGCCGCGGCACCGACCAATGTCTTGCCGGCACCGCAGGGCAACACCACCACCCCCGAACCACCCGACCAGAACGAGTCCGCGGCCATCTCCTGATAGTCGCGCAGCTGCCAGCCGTCCTGGGCCAGGTCGATCGGATGGGCCTCGCCGTCGACGTAGCCCGCAAGATCTTCCGCGGGCCAACCGATCTTGAGCAGCATCTGCTTGACCCGGCCGCGCTCACTGGGGTGAACCACGACGGTGTCGTCGTCGAGGCGGGCACCGAGCATCGGCGCGATCTTCTTGTTGCGCAGCACCTCCTCGAGCACCGCGCGATCCAGGCTGACCAGGGTCAGGCCGTGCACCGGGCTCTTCACCAGCTGCAGGCGCCCGTAACGCGCCATGGTGTCGACGATGTCGACCAGCAGCGGCTGCGGCACCGCGTAACGCGAATGGCTGACCAAGGCGTCGACCACCTGCTCGGCGTCGTGGCCCGCGGCGCGGGCGTTCCACAACGCCAGCGGCGTGATGCGGTAGGTGTGGATGTGCTCCGGGGCGCGCTCGAGCTCGGCGAACGGCGCGATGGCGGCGCGCGCCGAACCGGCCTGTTCGTGATCGACCTCGAGCAGCACGGTCTTATCGGATTGGACGATCAACGGCCCGTCGACTCCGCTCACGGCGCTGCTCCTCCTCATCGCTGGCGCTCTGCATCGTCGGCAGCGCGCATGGGCCCATTATCCGGAGTCGACCGACACGGTGCTTACGGCGCCGAATCTTCGCCTGCCGACGACACCGACGTGATGCGGTGGATCGCGAAATCCTTCATCTGCCCCGACGTCGAATCGAACGCCACCAGCCGCCCACCCAGCACCTGGGTGGGCGCCACTTCACGCTGGGTGGCCACCCCGGCGGCGTCGACGTAACCGATCATCACCGTGGCCCGCTCCAGCGCCGCGCGCTTGAGCATGATCATCGCGGTCACCGGGTCCAGCCGGATGTTGTCGAACGGCGCCGACGTCACCGTGCGCAGCACCCGGACCAGCGCAGTCAGGCTGTCGTCACCAGGACCGGCGTGCTGCCGGTGCCCGCGACGCTCCGCCGGGGTGTGCACCCGCATCCCGCGCGGCCGGATATCGACGATCGTTCCGGTGGCATCCTCGGCGGCCGGGGCGAAACCGGCATCGCGCAGCGCCGCCAGCACATCGGCAAGCGGAGCCTGCGCCACCGCCACCGTCGGGGCCAGCAGCCGCAGGCACAGCGCCTCGGCGGCCGGAACGGCGACCGCCTGGGCCAGCAGCGCGGGGTCCTCGCAGCGCACGAAGGAGGCAGCCAACCCGATCCGCAGCTGGCCGTGCCGGCGCGCGACGTCGTCGATCAAATAGCTGAGCCCTTGCGGCACCGGGGTCTTGGAGTGCTTCTCGAAGAACGCCCGCAGCCCGGCACCGGTACGGCCCACGTCCAAGGCGGACCGGATGGTCTGTTCGGAGACCCGGTAGACCATTGCGGCACCGGCCGATTCCACGGTGGCGACGACGGCCAACTCCTCGGCGAGTTCACGTTTCAGCGGCCCCGGCACCACCACGGTCAGGTCGGCCTGCACCAAGAAGTGGTCGATCGGCTCGGGCAACGCCTTGGCCATCGCGGCAACCGCGGCGGCATCATCGGCGTCGGAGGCAGCGCCGTCGGCGCCGGCCGCCAGCAGGATCCGGCCGGGGGAGCTGAGCGCGCCGCGGCCCAGCACACCCAGGGCGTGCGCCTCGTCGAGCAGCTCGCCCACCGGACCGGGCTGGAGCCGGTTGGCCCAGCGCGGCCGACGCCAGATCAGCGCCTGCGACGCGGTCACCGTGTCGACCCCGGCGCCCACGGGCAGCTCGGCGAGCATGCCCAGCAGCAGCCGGCGATCCAGCGGGGCGGCGGTGGAGAACAACGGGGTCGACAGCGCCGCCCGGGGTTTGCCGTCGGCGCCGCGGCTACCGATCAGACCCGGCCGGGCCGCCAGATCCAGCCAGGTGGCGGCCAGCAGATGCCAGCGCTCCGCGGTGGACTGCTCGGCGAACCGGTCGGCGAGCACCGTCGGCGCCCAGTACGGGCCGTCGGCGTCGGGCCAGTCTCGTTGATCAACGCTCACCGGGTCGGGGAAATCGGCTGCGATCAGCCGCGCGGTCGCCGCGACCTCCAGCAGCAGACCCAGCCGGATCTCGTCGACCCCGGTGGCCTTGGCCAGTCGCTTGACCTCGCGCACACCCAGCCCGCCGCTACGCAGCTCGGGCACCGGTGTTTCGCCCAGATTGGCCAGGATCACGTCGAGTTCGCGCAACACGTCGATCACCGCGCCGGCCGCGGCCGCATCGACATCGGCCGCCGTGGTCTGCGACACCACCGGGTCGGGCTCATGCAAGGTGATCGGGCCGGGCTGCTCGCCCCGCAGCACCTGACCGACGAGGCGCGGCAGGATCACCGTCTCGTCGTCGACGCGACGCAGCAGTCCGGCCGCCAGCAGCCGGGGCACCGGACGCTCCACGGGTGCGTCGGGCGCGGCGTCGCGGGTGCGCCCGATCGGGGAGCCGGTCAGCAGCTTGTCCAGCAGGTCACGCTGCGAAGCGTCCAGATCGGCGATGGCATCGTGGAGTGCGGCGATGTCGGCATCACCGTCTACCGGTTCTTCTCGCGTCACCTGACCCGGATGCCAGGGCAAACCAGCGCCGGCCTCGGCGACGACGCGCACCACCCCGTTCGGTTCGGACGCACCCCAACACAACGCCCGCTCGATCAGGCCGGTCAGCGCTTCGGTCACCGCGTCGGCGGGGGCGCGCTCGCCGAGCAGGGCCAGCAGATCGGCGACCGGCACGCCGGTGCCGTCGGCATGCAGTTCCAGCAGCGCATCAAGGACGGCGAGCCGCAGGAAGTCCAGCTCGTCGGTGGCGGCGCGGACCGACTGGCGGGCCTGGGCTCGCGCGGCCAACGCAGCGATACTGCCTGGCGGGGGTTGGGCGAGGTCGGGCCGTAGCTTCAGAAGCCGGATCAGATCCTCGTCGGGCAGGTCGGCCAGCCACGACCCCAGTGGGACACCCCGGGCGCGTTCGGTCATCGACGACCAGCGTAAGGCCCAACCGGTGAACGTCGTCGATCGCGACCTGTCAGAATGGTGCCGTGGCTGGAAACCAGGACAACAAGAACCGGTACGTCGACAACGGTTGGCCGAAGACCGACGGCGAACCCGCCGTCAGCGAGCTGCGCACCGATCGGACTGGCGCACTGTCGCCGTTCGGGGACCTCGTGTTCCCGCTGCCGTCCGACGAGCTGCCCTACCTGCATCCGGTCACCGTCGTCAACCGGTAGCGGTGACGCCATGACCGGGCCGCTTTCACACCTCGATGACCGGGGCGCGGCCCACATGGTCGACGTCAGCGCCAAGGCGACCACCAAGCGTGTTGCGGTCGCCGGCGGCGTGCTGCGCACCACCGCTGAAGTGATCCAGCTGATCTCGGCCGGCGGACTGCCCAAGGGCGACGCGTTGGCCACCGCCCGGGTGGCCGGCATCATGGCCGCCAAACGCACCAGCGATCTGGTCCCGCTCTGCCACCAACTGGCCCTGACCGGAGTCGACGTGGACTTCACCATCGGCGAATCCCAGATCGACATCACCGCCTCCGTACGCACCACCGACCGCACCGGGGTCGAGATGGAAGCGCTGACCGCGGTCAGCGTGGCGGCTCTGACCCTCTACGACATGATCAAGGCCGTCGACCGCGCCGCCGTCATCGACAGCATTCGGGTGCTGAGCAAGGACGGCGGCCGTACCGGGGCCTGGGAGCGTTCGTGAGCGCCCGGACCGCCCGAGTCATCATCGCGTCCACCCGCGCGTCGGCCGGGGAGTACACCGACCGCACCGGGCCGATCATCGCTGACTGGCTGACCCAGCGTGGCTTCGCCGAGGTGCAGCCGGAGGTCGTGCCGGACGGCGAGCCGGTCGGCGCCGCCTTACGCGCCGCGGTGGCCGACGGGGTGGACGTGATCATCACGTCCGGGGGAACCGGTATTTCGCCGACCGACGACACCCCGGCGCAGACGCTGACGGTGCTCGACTACCAGATCCCCGGCCTCGCCGATGCCATCCGCCGGTCCGGGCTGCCGAAGGTGCCGACCTCGGTGCTGTCTCGTGGTGTGTGCGGGGTGGCCGGCCGCAGCCTGGTGGTCAACCTGCCCGGGTCCTCAGGTGGGGTCCGCGACGGGCTTGGCGTGCTCGCCGACGTCCTGGATCACGCCTTGGACCAGCTCGCCGGCGGAGACCACCGGTGACCGCCTCCGGCGCGCTGATCCTGCGGGCCGCGATCACCGAGCAGCCCATCGTGCTGTCCGAGCACGAGGAACTGGTGGGCCACCGGGCCGCGGGAGCGATCGTGGGATTCGTCGGCATGATCCGCGACCACGACCACGGCCGCCAGGTGACCCGACTGGAGTACTCCGCGCACCCGTCGGCAGAGCAGGTGATGGCCGAAGTGCTGGCCGAGGTTGCCGAGCAGGCCGTCGGGGTCCGCGCGCTGGCCGCCAGCCACCGGATCGGGGCGCTGCACATCGGTGACGCCGCCCTGGTGGCCGCCGTGGCGGCCGATCACCGCCGAGAGGCGTTCGAGGCCTGCGCGCTGCTTGTCGACACCATCAAGGCGCGGCTGCCGGTATGGAAGCACCAGTTCTTCGCCGACGACACCGAGGAGTGGGTCGGCTCGGCCTGATGGTCGCGTGAACACAAAAACGGGGGCCGGTTATCCGGCCCCCGCTTTTGTAGGAGTTTGTTACTACATAACCCGGCTGGGCTGCAGCGCGAACGCGTCCAGCGCGTCGTTGCCGCTGATGTTCTCCGACCGAACGGCCTGCCACAGCTGCTGGTGGAAGCCGACCGAGACCGCTTCCTGACGGTTGCCGTCCTGAGCCGGAGCCGGAGCCACCTCGTCGCCGGGCGCCGGGGCCTCGGGTGCCGGAGCCTCCGGGTTCCACCAAGGAGCGGGAGCCTCGGGGGCCGGCGGCGGGACATCCTCGGCGATCGGGGCCGGAGCCTCGGGGGCCGGAGCCTCCGGAGCGGGAGCCTCAGGAGCCGGCGGCAGGTCTTCGGCGATCGGGGCCGGGGCCTCGGGGGCCGGAGCTTCGGGGGCCGGGGCCTCGGGGGCCGGAGCCTCCGGGAACCAGCCGGCGGGAGCCGCCGGTGCGGCGCCTTCGGCGGGAGCCGGAGCCTCGGGGGCCGGAGCCCACCACGGTGCGGGCTCGGGAGCGGGCGGGGGAGCGATCGGGTTGTCCATGGCGACGGTCTCGCCGTTGACATCCGGGTTGTCGATCGGGGCGTCGGCCGGCGGCGTTGCCGGAACCTCGCGCTGCGATGCGCCGGACAGCCCGCGGCCGCAAACCGGCCAGGCGCCACGGCCTTGAGTTGCCAGCACGTGCTCGGCGATAGCGATCTGCTGCTCGCGGCTGGCCAGGTGTGCCGACGGGGCGTACTTGCCACCACCGTGCGCGCTCCAGGTGCTCGGCGAGAACTGCAGCCCGCCCTGGTAGCCGTTGCCGGTGTTGATACCCCAGTTGTTGCCGGATTCGCACCGGGCTACGTGGTCCCATTCGTCATCGGTAGCCGCGGCTGCGGTCCCGGCGAGGGCCAGGCTACCGCCACCGATCACAGCTCCGGTGAAAGCGATTTTCGCGATGTTGACGTTCGATTGGGTGGGCTTGCGATGCCGTCCACTCATACGGTGGTGAATTCCTCTCTGTCTACGCCTGCGAGGTCAGCGTCGGGTTCGGACAGGGGGGACTGCCCGGCCTTGATGCACTCGGTGCGTCGTCGGCTTCACCCCGAGAGGCCGGTTAAGGCCTCAGGGCCGCTCACGGCGGACCCGGTGGGTCCCCCGCCTCCATCCATCAGGTATTTGTGGTTTTCTTCGCCCGTTGGATGGAGCTCGGCGCTACGGGTGAAGAAAGGTGGATCGATCGGAAGATTTTCGATACACCCGGAGATGTACCGTAACCGCTCTTACCCGCTGAGTCACCCAGGACGCTCCCGGGTGTTTTCCTCGTCGGTTCTTCTCAAACCACCAGGAACGGCCCGCGTTTGTGCAGGTCAAAGCCAACTCCATCAAGCTGTTGTCGGCTCGTAATCAATTCGTTATGTGACGTAGATCATGCTTAGCCACCGGGTCTGATTCGGCGGTCCAGCTTCGGCTCTCCTTCGTCGAGCCGGCTAACCACCGGCAAACGGCGGCAGTACGTCGACTGTTTCGCCGGGCTGCAAAGCGGCCTCGTGGTCGCGCACGGCGACCCCGTCGCGTAGATAAGAGCACCGACTCAGCACTGCCGCCAGCCGTTCATTACGGGCGGCGAGGGTCTGTGCCAAGGCGGCCACTCCGCCCCCGGCGGGCACGCTGACGGTCTCCGATTCGGCTCCGGCCGCGGCACGGGCCGCGGCGAAATAGCGGACCGTCACCGCGACGCCGGTGTCGGTGACGTCGGTCTGATGGGTCATCGATCAACCGCCGATCGCGCTCATCGGGCGATCCGGCTGGATGAAATCCGGATCGTTGATGCCATGGCCGGCCTTCTTGGTCCACATCGCGGCCCGCCACGCCTGCTCGATGGCGGCGTCATCGGAACCGTCTCGCAGTAGGGCGCGCAGGTCGTACTCCTCGGCGGCGAATAGGCAGTTGCGAATCTGGCCGTCGGCGGTCAGTCGCGTACGGTCGCAGTCTCCACAGAACGGCCGCGATACCGAAGCGATGATTCCGAACGTGCCCGCCGGTGTCTCGGGGCCCTCGTCGACCAGCCAGACTTCGGCCGGCGCCGAGCCGCGCGGTTTCGGATCGGGCCGCAGGGTGAACCGGGCCTGCACCGCCTCCAGCAGTTCCTCAACGCTGAGCCCGGCGTCACGGTTCCAGTTGTGGTCGGCGTCCAGCGGCATCATTTCGATCACCCGCAGGTGGTAGCCGTGCAGTAGGCAGTAGCGCAGCAGGTTGATGATGTCGTCGCCGGTGATCTTGGGATCGAGCACGGCATTGACCTTGATCGGCCGCATGCCGGCCTGCGCGGCCGCGTCCAGGCCGGCGAGGACGTCGGGCAGGCGGTCGCGCCGGGTGAGCTCGGCGAAGTGGACGCGGTCGACGGTGTCCAGCGACACGTTGATGCGGTCCAGCCCGGCCGCTACCAGGGCGCCGGCTCGGCGTGCCAGGCCCAGGCCGTTGGTGGTCAACGCGATCTCGGGCCGCGGGCGCAGTGCCGCGGCGCCAGCCACCACACCTTCGAGATGGCGGGCCAGCAGCGGCTCGCCACCGGTGAACCGAATGTCGGTGATGCCAAGTCGGTCGACTCCGATGCGCATCAGCCGAATCAGCTCGTCGGCGCTCAGCAGGTGCCGGCTGGGAATCCAGTCCAGTCCCTCGGCCGGCATGCAATAGGTGCAGCGTAGGTTGCAGCGGTCGGTCAGAGAGATCCGCAGATCGGTGTGTACCCGCCCGAAGGTGTCCACGAGCGGCCCGGTGGTCGGCATCTGCGCGGCGACGGCACGCTCCACGGCTTGGTGGAAGGCGGCCTTCCGCGCCGCCTCCTGTTGGTCCGCGTCGGCGGCATCCGCATGCGGTGGCGGAGTGCGCAGACCCGCTTGCCTCAACGTCATATCCGTATCCGATTCGGTCGGCCGGGGAGCGACCGCATCGACTTCGGTGTCCGGTCCTGGTCTCCTCCAGCGGCTGCACCAGCCTACCGAGGAAACCTGGGTGTTTTGCGGGTCTCTGTCCTAGTAAGATCGGCTGCTGACGCGTCCTGCGCAGGCGGGACGCTTCCTTTATGTCCCCACGTACGTGATCAAGCAAGACAAGCAGGTGAGACCAGTGCCGACCGGCAAGGTGAAGTGGTACGACGCCGCGAAGGGCTTCGGCTTCCTGTCCCAGGAAGAAGGTGAGGACGTCTACGTCCGCTCCTCGGCCCTGCCGGACGGCGTAGAAGGTCTCAAGGCAGGCCAGCGGGTCGAGTTCGGCGTCGCCGCCGGCCGTCGCGGGCCGCAGGCGCTGACGGTGAAGCTGATCGACCCCCCGCCGAGCCTGTCGCGGACCCGACGCGAGGCGGCGCCGGCTGTCGAACACCGGCACACCCCCGACGAGCTGCACGGCATGGTCGAGGACATGATCACCCTGCTGGAAGGCACCGTGCAGCCGGAGCTGCGCAAGGGCAAGTACCCCGACCGCAAGACCGCTCGGCAGATCTCCGAGGTGGTCAAGGCCGTGGCGCGCGAGCTCGACGCCTGAGCCCAGGCCCGTACTGGCGGTGCCGATCGTCGCTGACTGACTACTGAAAACGCAGCAGCGACATCGCGCTGTCGAATCAACTGGTCTGACCACCAGACCTCTGTCCAATTTGGTGCTAGTCTGCGCGGTATGACCCTCAAGCCGATCACCCGGCAGTCGATCCCCGACGAGATCTTCGGCCAGCTCGCCGGCCAGGTGCTCTCCGGTGACCGGACTCCCGGCGACACCCTGCCGAGTGAGCGAACCCTGTCCGAGGCGCTCGGCGTATCGCGTGCCGCGGTCCGGGAGGCGCTGGGCCGTCTCGACCGGGCGCGCCTCATCCAGGTCCGCCAGGGCGGGTCCACGGTGGTGCGCGACTTCCGCGCCGAAGCCGGGTTCGATGTGTTGCCGTTGTTGCTCGTGCACGGCGGCGACGTCGACCGTGCCACCCTGGCCAGCCTGGTCGAGGCCCGCGCCATCATCGGTCCGCAGGTGGCCGCCCTGGCGGCAGCCCGCGCCACCGACGACGCTCGCACCCGGCTGCGTGCCATGGTGGACGAGCTGGAAGCCGAATCAGAACCCGTGCAACGGATGTGGCGTGCTCTGGGGTTCTGGGAAGTCATCGTCGACAGTGCCGAGTCCATCGCTTTTCGGCTGCTGTTCAACACGCTGAATCAGGCGTACGTGCCCGCACTCGACGCGCTGGTCAACGTGATGGCAGCCGAGGTCAACGACATCGAGCACTACCGCGCGCTTGCCGATGCCATCGCCGCCGGGGACGCCGACGCTGCGCGGCTGGCCGCTGCGGCGATGCTGGAGCTGGGCAGCGCCGCATTCGGCGCGCTCGCCAACCAGTTGGAGGGTCGGCCATGACCCGCAAGCAGTTGACGCTGGGTGAGGCCTTCGCCGAGTTCGTCCGGCACCCCAGCCCGTGGATGCTCCTCACGTGGGCGGGCGCACTGTGGGTAGTGCGCCTGACAGTGGGCGGCTGGTCGGTGGGCGATGCGGTCATTGCCGTTGCGCTGGTGGCTTTTTCGCCCGTCGGGGAGTGGTTGATCCACATCGGAATCCTGCATTGGCGTCCGCGCACTCTGGCGGGGATCACGATCGACTCGCGGCTGGCCCGTGACCATCGGCTGCATCATCGCGACCCGCGTGACATCCCGCTGATCTTCATTCCGTGGCCCAGCTTGATGGTGATCATCGCCCTGACGCCCCTGGTTGTGCTCGCTTTCAGCAACACCGGGAAAGGGCTGACGTTCGTTCTCACCGTCGCGACGTTCCTGGTGTTCTACGAATGGATTCACTACCTCGTCCACACCGACTACAAGCCCCGCCATGCGATCTACCGCGCAGTGTGGCGCAACCACCGGTACCACCACTTCAAGAACGAGAACTACTGGTTCACCGTGACCAGCTCCGGCACCGCCGATCGGCTGTTGGGCACCTATCCGGATCCGCGCGCGGTGGAATCGTCGCCGACGGTGCGAGACCTGCACGCAGCGTCGATAACCGGATGACCAGCCGCGCCGCCGGTGGCTGCGGCCCGCTACCGGCGTTTGGTTTGACACCAACTGGTTAATCCTGCGAAAAGCAGCGGTTCTCCGGCGGTTGCTGGTTCAGGAGGTGTCCGACATGGCGCAACAGATGCAAGTCAGCGAGGAGCAAGCGCGAGCCGTTGCCGAAGAATCTCGTGAAAGTGGCTGGGACAAACCATCTTTCGCCAAAGGTCTGTTCCTCGGGAAGTTTCCGTTGCCGCTCATCCACCCGTTTCCGCGGCCGTCCGATCAGGATGGCGCGCGCACCGAGGAGTTTCTGGGCAGGCTGCGGGAACTTCTCGACACCATGGACGGCGCGGTTATCGAGCGTGACGCACAGATCCCCGACGAATACGTCAAAGGACTGGCCGGGCTGGGCTGCTTCGGGCTGAAGATCCCCGCCGAGTACGGCGGTCTGGGCATGTCGCAGGTCGCCTACAACCGGGCCCTGATGATGGTGTCGAGCGTGCACCCCAGCCTCGGTGCGCTGCTGAGCGCTCATCAGTCGATCGGAGTACCCGAACCACTCAAACTGGCCGGTAC includes these proteins:
- a CDS encoding MoaD/ThiS family protein — translated: MTHQTDVTDTGVAVTVRYFAAARAAAGAESETVSVPAGGGVAALAQTLAARNERLAAVLSRCSYLRDGVAVRDHEAALQPGETVDVLPPFAGG
- the moaC gene encoding cyclic pyranopterin monophosphate synthase MoaC, producing MTGPLSHLDDRGAAHMVDVSAKATTKRVAVAGGVLRTTAEVIQLISAGGLPKGDALATARVAGIMAAKRTSDLVPLCHQLALTGVDVDFTIGESQIDITASVRTTDRTGVEMEALTAVSVAALTLYDMIKAVDRAAVIDSIRVLSKDGGRTGAWERS
- the moaA gene encoding GTP 3',8-cyclase MoaA codes for the protein MPTTGPLVDTFGRVHTDLRISLTDRCNLRCTYCMPAEGLDWIPSRHLLSADELIRLMRIGVDRLGITDIRFTGGEPLLARHLEGVVAGAAALRPRPEIALTTNGLGLARRAGALVAAGLDRINVSLDTVDRVHFAELTRRDRLPDVLAGLDAAAQAGMRPIKVNAVLDPKITGDDIINLLRYCLLHGYHLRVIEMMPLDADHNWNRDAGLSVEELLEAVQARFTLRPDPKPRGSAPAEVWLVDEGPETPAGTFGIIASVSRPFCGDCDRTRLTADGQIRNCLFAAEEYDLRALLRDGSDDAAIEQAWRAAMWTKKAGHGINDPDFIQPDRPMSAIGG
- a CDS encoding pyridoxamine 5'-phosphate oxidase family protein; its protein translation is MGLSKDEREQFLAEPHIAALSVNAGAGRGPLTVPIWYQYAPGGEPWVLTGAGSRKTKLIEAAGSFSLMVERTEPTLRYVAVDGIVSRIEPGSDELHAELAHRYLPPERAEKFLEYALAELGEQVVIYLRPQHWISADLGAI
- a CDS encoding sterol desaturase family protein, which encodes MTRKQLTLGEAFAEFVRHPSPWMLLTWAGALWVVRLTVGGWSVGDAVIAVALVAFSPVGEWLIHIGILHWRPRTLAGITIDSRLARDHRLHHRDPRDIPLIFIPWPSLMVIIALTPLVVLAFSNTGKGLTFVLTVATFLVFYEWIHYLVHTDYKPRHAIYRAVWRNHRYHHFKNENYWFTVTSSGTADRLLGTYPDPRAVESSPTVRDLHAASITG
- a CDS encoding DNA repair helicase XPB, giving the protein MSGVDGPLIVQSDKTVLLEVDHEQAGSARAAIAPFAELERAPEHIHTYRITPLALWNARAAGHDAEQVVDALVSHSRYAVPQPLLVDIVDTMARYGRLQLVKSPVHGLTLVSLDRAVLEEVLRNKKIAPMLGARLDDDTVVVHPSERGRVKQMLLKIGWPAEDLAGYVDGEAHPIDLAQDGWQLRDYQEMAADSFWSGGSGVVVLPCGAGKTLVGAAAMAKAKATTLILVTNTVAGRQWKRELVARTSLTEEEIGEYSGERKEIRPVTIATYQVITRRTKGEYRHLELFDSRDWGLIIYDEVHLLPAPVFRMTADLQSRRRLGLTATLIREDGREGDVFSLIGPKRYDAPWKDIEAQGWIAPAECIEVRVTMTESERMTYAIAEPEERYKLCSTVHSKIAVVRSILKQHPGEQTLVIGAYLDQLEELGEQLDAPVIQGSTRTAEREKLFDAFRRGEISTLVVSKVANFSIDLPEASVAVQVSGTFGSRQEEAQRLGRLLRPKADGGGAVFYSVVARDSLDAEYAAHRQRFLAEQGYGYIIRDADDLLGPAI
- a CDS encoding transglycosylase family protein — protein: MSGRHRKPTQSNVNIAKIAFTGAVIGGGSLALAGTAAAATDDEWDHVARCESGNNWGINTGNGYQGGLQFSPSTWSAHGGGKYAPSAHLASREQQIAIAEHVLATQGRGAWPVCGRGLSGASQREVPATPPADAPIDNPDVNGETVAMDNPIAPPPAPEPAPWWAPAPEAPAPAEGAAPAAPAGWFPEAPAPEAPAPEAPAPEAPAPIAEDLPPAPEAPAPEAPAPEAPAPIAEDVPPPAPEAPAPWWNPEAPAPEAPAPGDEVAPAPAQDGNRQEAVSVGFHQQLWQAVRSENISGNDALDAFALQPSRVM
- a CDS encoding cold-shock protein, whose product is MPTGKVKWYDAAKGFGFLSQEEGEDVYVRSSALPDGVEGLKAGQRVEFGVAAGRRGPQALTVKLIDPPPSLSRTRREAAPAVEHRHTPDELHGMVEDMITLLEGTVQPELRKGKYPDRKTARQISEVVKAVARELDA
- a CDS encoding helicase-associated domain-containing protein, which produces MTERARGVPLGSWLADLPDEDLIRLLKLRPDLAQPPPGSIAALAARAQARQSVRAATDELDFLRLAVLDALLELHADGTGVPVADLLALLGERAPADAVTEALTGLIERALCWGASEPNGVVRVVAEAGAGLPWHPGQVTREEPVDGDADIAALHDAIADLDASQRDLLDKLLTGSPIGRTRDAAPDAPVERPVPRLLAAGLLRRVDDETVILPRLVGQVLRGEQPGPITLHEPDPVVSQTTAADVDAAAAGAVIDVLRELDVILANLGETPVPELRSGGLGVREVKRLAKATGVDEIRLGLLLEVAATARLIAADFPDPVSVDQRDWPDADGPYWAPTVLADRFAEQSTAERWHLLAATWLDLAARPGLIGSRGADGKPRAALSTPLFSTAAPLDRRLLLGMLAELPVGAGVDTVTASQALIWRRPRWANRLQPGPVGELLDEAHALGVLGRGALSSPGRILLAAGADGAASDADDAAAVAAMAKALPEPIDHFLVQADLTVVVPGPLKRELAEELAVVATVESAGAAMVYRVSEQTIRSALDVGRTGAGLRAFFEKHSKTPVPQGLSYLIDDVARRHGQLRIGLAASFVRCEDPALLAQAVAVPAAEALCLRLLAPTVAVAQAPLADVLAALRDAGFAPAAEDATGTIVDIRPRGMRVHTPAERRGHRQHAGPGDDSLTALVRVLRTVTSAPFDNIRLDPVTAMIMLKRAALERATVMIGYVDAAGVATQREVAPTQVLGGRLVAFDSTSGQMKDFAIHRITSVSSAGEDSAP
- a CDS encoding FadR/GntR family transcriptional regulator; this encodes MTLKPITRQSIPDEIFGQLAGQVLSGDRTPGDTLPSERTLSEALGVSRAAVREALGRLDRARLIQVRQGGSTVVRDFRAEAGFDVLPLLLVHGGDVDRATLASLVEARAIIGPQVAALAAARATDDARTRLRAMVDELEAESEPVQRMWRALGFWEVIVDSAESIAFRLLFNTLNQAYVPALDALVNVMAAEVNDIEHYRALADAIAAGDADAARLAAAAMLELGSAAFGALANQLEGRP
- a CDS encoding MogA/MoaB family molybdenum cofactor biosynthesis protein, which produces MSARTARVIIASTRASAGEYTDRTGPIIADWLTQRGFAEVQPEVVPDGEPVGAALRAAVADGVDVIITSGGTGISPTDDTPAQTLTVLDYQIPGLADAIRRSGLPKVPTSVLSRGVCGVAGRSLVVNLPGSSGGVRDGLGVLADVLDHALDQLAGGDHR
- a CDS encoding molybdenum cofactor biosynthesis protein MoaE, coding for MILRAAITEQPIVLSEHEELVGHRAAGAIVGFVGMIRDHDHGRQVTRLEYSAHPSAEQVMAEVLAEVAEQAVGVRALAASHRIGALHIGDAALVAAVAADHRREAFEACALLVDTIKARLPVWKHQFFADDTEEWVGSA